GCAACACGAAGGAAGTAGTGAAAGAGAAGATCCTCAAGATCATGGAGAAGAAATGAGTCGGAGGATGGGGTGTTGGCTATTATCTCCACTAAATAAACGTGCCGTTGTCGGTACTTGATACAATTTACATATTAAGACATCTCATTATTTGCAGTGGTCGGTATTTGCTACAATATCACTCATATCTGCGGCATGGTTTAGCATGTTTCGCAACTAAATAAATGTGATGTGGTCTGCTACAATATCACTCTTATTTGCAGCATTGTGGGTGATGATTTTTGAACATGTTATATTCGCACTTTGTATTATGCACTGTTTGCCATTTTCAATGTGGGCTAATATTATCCACTGTTTCCCATGTTAACTTTGTATGTACTGCCATTTGTTTGTCATACTTCCTGTATTCCAATGATCCTTTGTATGTCAGCTTTGTAATTCCACATAAAAAGTGGTGGTCAGTGCGGGCAGTCCCACAAACGTCCAGCGGACTGACCATTTGCATCCTGACCGGCCGGCAGCTCCTTTCTGTGCAAGTAGTTAAGTTacaaaaaatgtccaaaagaaaAGTTATAAAAAAATGCCCAACCACCGCTGCTGGGCCCATAGTAGCTTACAGAACGTACCCAAATCAAGCTCAAAGGCGACTCGGGCGGCTGATCGAGCCCACTAGCGGGCCCAGCAACGGGGTCCAACGGGGCACAGGAGAGTAGTAACAGAGGAGTTCGAAACAGGGGGCGGAGGCAGCTATTTAAGCCgctcctcgcccccccccccccccccgcttccgaggtggtactaaagatGGCGCCCCCATTGCGCCCAACGCTGCACGCGGTCGCCGCAAGGCTCAGGAGGCCTAATTTACGTTGTCTCGGGCCGGCCTAGTTTGGCCCAATGAAGGCACGCCGCCACTGGCACCCTCCCCCGGCCCACGCCCCCTCCCGTCGCCTGCGCGGGGCACCATCGtcgtttttagtcccacctcggaagcaGGGGGTCGCGAGGAGCGGCTTAAATAGCTGCCTCCGCCCCCTGTTTCGAACTCCTCTGTTACTACTCTCCTGTGCCCCGTTGGACCCCGTTGCTGGGCCCGCTAGTGGGCTCGATCAGCCGCCCGAGTCGCCTTTGAGCTTGATTTGGGTACGTTCTATAAGCTACTATGGGCCCAGCAGCGGTGGTTGGGCTATTTTTTTGTAACTTcactttttgaaaaaaattgacAGAAAGGAGCGGCCGGAAACAGCagcaaacaacaaacaaaatcatcatcatgccCAGGTAGTACAACATATATGCCCAGATAGCAAACAgcaaacaaaatcatcatcatgccCAGGTAGTATAACATATGCACTGTCATCTCCAAATTTATTACATAAATCTTTTGACAAAACATAAACAAATATCTTATCAAGTTTTCTTGTGCACACGTACGAATAAAAACAACATAGGTTCATGCGACCACTTTTATTCTTCCTACAAACCTAGCCGCGTCTCTACGCCCAGTTCCTGAACAAAACATAAAGAAATGGGTGAGCAAATATAGTTGGTAAAATCAAAGTAGCAACATAACAAAAATAAGAAGATAACATCTTACTTTTCGTTCAAATGACATGTAGCCTTATTATGACCTAGGAGACTACACAGACTGCACAAAGGACCATTTTTCTTCTCTGTAAAATCTTTTGGCCTACCATTCTTTGTAACGTCGGGGCCCCCCTTTGACCGCCCCTTCTTAGGTGCACCCTTCGTCGAAACTTTCTGAGGATCACCAATACCAGGCTCAACTTGTTGTGCCTGACTTGCCTCCTTCTTAAGCATAGCATACCTTCTACTTCCTATAAGTTCCACCTCTGAAATCTTTTTCTGCGCTATTATGTTGTCCAGACACTTCATCAACTCGTCGAACAAGAAGGGATCATTTGCTGCAACATGAGCAGCTTCTGCGGTTTTAATGGTTATTGCACTATACCGTTCTCTCTCCAATGGCCCTGACCAACCCCATCCAAACATATCACTCTTCCGCTGCACAGGCAACCCATCTCTCGCATGTTTGGACAACCGATGCAGGacacaacactttggtatttcagttaagttcagatgatggagaacaaacagaatgtgtttgcatggcagcccTTTCCGAACCATCCTAAGACAACTGCATGTAATAGTTTCTTCTGAGTTACCTGGTTCATAAACAACATTGTACCTGAACTTGTGGTTATCCTTCCATGTCACCATGAATGTCTGACGCCCAATTCCCACGAGCGTCTCAAATATCTCCAGCTGACCCATCTTATGCAAATCATCTTGCAGGATGTAGAAATTAGCAGGTGTGAATACTTTGGCGGCATGCTCCTCAAGGGCCTTATATTCAGTAACCGACGGTGGTTCCTTCTGGAATGCCTCGCAGTCATCGTACGCCTCGTTCTCACGCAGGCGAACTATACAGTTCTCATAATGCACCACCAAATCAACAATTGTCATACCGTAGTCCAGGTGAAGGTGAAGGCAGGAGTTGAGGCTTTCACTCCTCTGGTTACTTCGCATACCAAGGAAAAAACCATCGGAAAGATATGAAGCTGCCCAAAGTctcctcttcctgtacatcctgtcaagccactcttcagttctatccgtcttccacttatcatagaaagctttccatctctgctcaaagttcgcttgagaggtggcatagtacaggagcgatctgaactcatccagtgacttgtaatgcaggtgcctctgcatatttttctcgatatgccaggagcaaagacgatggaaaacatctgaaaggacagtccgaatagcccggatcattgcagcgtcaccgtctgtgattattgactttggcttcacctgacagtttgccttcataaatgtctgcagcagccacacgtatgtcccttccgtctcgtcagcaatgatggcacaaccaaacactgtggtgcaacggtggttgttaACTCCGACAAAGGGGATGAACGGCATACCGTATCTGTTCATCTTATACGTGCTATCAAACACGACCACATCTCCGTAATCCTGATAGTCCCTCCGCGACTGTGCATCGCACCAGAACATACTCTTCAGTCGCCCTTCCTTGTCACGCACATACTCAAAAaaaactcagggtccttctccttcctgctcctcaTAATGCCAACTGCCGTCTCTGCATCACCCTTCGCAATGAGCTTCATTTTTTCTCTGCAACAAAGATTGTAAATGTCCCTCCTGATAAGCCCGCACTTATCGTACGAACCGTATCTGCTGATGAAGTTGTCCATTATAATATGCTTTCTTATCCCGGCCGCTTCCATCGCCAATATCTCGGCCCTCTGGCCATCTCCAATCCGTCTGTGTGACCACAAAAAAAAACCTCGTCGGGCCGAGCCATCGTgtggttgtgatcatccacgaaTGATGCGACGAACCAAACGCCACGTTCTCTGTCCAGCTTCACCACCATATGTGCACCGCAGTTGCAACGAGTCTCCGGTCGAAGCCTGCGCTTGcggccctccatggttatgaacttgCTCTGCCTTCTCCCTGCCCTGGAGCAAAGAAACCGCCGGTACCGTATCATTCCCGAAGCACCTCGTTTCACCTTCTGtttcctgatgctaaacccgtgctCTCTGGCGTGATTGTTGTAGAATATGTATGCATCCCCTTGCGACCGAAAGGTCATAGCCATGACCTTCCAGTGTGTCTCAAGCATCTTCTGCTGCCTTTGAGCCTCCTCAATATCGATCTCTCCCTCATCGTGATCAACGCTAGGACCATCTGACTCCTCCTACAACATTCATTTCAAAATATATATATGTCAACTACTATCATTTAAATCATAGTATTGACCGATGTACAACATCTATCAACTAACCTGGCTCAAGTTATCTGCAAATGATTCCTGCCAACTATGTTGCACATTGTCAACATCCACATCTTCATGCAAATTTGTACGCAAGGATATATAGTTAGCCATGCCATACTttacaaattcaaaaataaaatgaaaatatacGCCACTTACGTTTTCACTATTTGCGCCATGTTCATTATTATGAAAATCATCCGGAGGTAAGATATCATATGACGAGACGGAATCATTGTCGCTGCTCTCATCATCTTCGTTCAAATTTTCATTATCGGTCTTAGTCACCTTATCAGTATCATTCTCGTCCCTCCCGAATGCGGATTCTTCGTCCATGTCAACACGCCTAACTCACAGAACTGCAAAACATCGTGTGTTAGGTTTAGTACACTGCATCATGCCCAAAGCAACGATAGTTCTCTAAATCATGCGGTAGTCCGTAGAGGCGGCGCTGCGGCATGAGGTTTTgatgaaccctaaaccctaaatcaGTACATGCACGAACTATCCCTCACTTCTATCCATCATGCCCGCCCCATGCCCGCTAGGTTTAGATGACAAACCTTGGCTCGCGGTGTAGACGTCGCCGGCGTTCGACGACGGCCTTCAGGCGGTGACGTGCACGACGATCAACCGGCCGGATGCTTGGCAGGAtccgcggcggggggggggggggggaccgtgGTGCGGATGCGGCGTCGGACGTCGACGGTGAGAGGCGGCCCCGGACGACGTTGGGACGGCGAGGGCGGCGACGGAGGACGACAGTGAGAGGGACGACGGACGACGACGGTGACAGGCGGCGACGGACGACTTTGGGACAGACGTTGAGAGGCGGCGATGGACGACGTTGGGCTGGACGGTGAGAGGCGGCCACGGACGATGACGgtgcgaggcggcgacggacgaagTTGGGACGGCGAGGGCGGCGTCGGGCGGGGTTCGTACGGCGGCGATCCGCGGCGGCGGTGATAGACCAGTTGGAACTACCGTGATCGGGCGACCAGATGGGGCGGGCGAGAAGATTGGGCAGGCGAGTAGATCGTGGCGTTTTTTTCAGATCTCGATATGCCCGGCACAACTGTACAATACGAGGTGGGCATACGTTTCTTCTGTATGACCATTTTGCCCTTCTACGTtttgttgttgggggggggggggggctaccgaAGCAAGGCCCTACATCATATTGTTATCAGTTACCGCTTAGCATGCATAAGTAATTGAATGGGAAGAACTTAAAAGGGAACATGTGAGCATATTATAAAGAAAAGCTGTAATAAACTGGATGGATTTACTCTTTCAACTGAGAAGTTTGTCCAATTCATGGAGCCTAAGCCCCAAGGAAACAAGCAAATGCTAGAGCTACAGTTTTTTATGAGCATTTTAGGTACTATGTCAGAACAAATACCTCCATTCTTCCAAATAAACAAATCCCTCTGGGCACAAATATGCAGGTGTTGGGAACTTCATTTTACCTTGCTGCATAATGAAGATTCAAATTACTTCTAGAAAGGCATGAAGG
This DNA window, taken from Triticum aestivum cultivar Chinese Spring chromosome 1D, IWGSC CS RefSeq v2.1, whole genome shotgun sequence, encodes the following:
- the LOC123162088 gene encoding protein FAR1-RELATED SEQUENCE 11-like, with the translated sequence MDEESAFGRDENDTDKVTKTDNENLNEDDESSDNDSVSSYDILPPDDFHNNEHGANSENVSGVYFHFIFEFVKYGMANYISLRTNLHEDVDVDNVQHSWQESFADNLSQEESDGPSVDHDEGEIDIEEAQRQQKMLETHWKVMAMTFRSQGDAYIFYNNHAREHGFSIRKQKVKRGASGMIRYRRFLCSRAGRRQSKFITMEGRKRRLRPETRCNCGAHMVVKLDRERGVWFVASFVDDHNHTMARPDEVFFCGHTDGLEMARGPRYWRWKRPG